Part of the Mya arenaria isolate MELC-2E11 chromosome 8, ASM2691426v1 genome, TACTAAAAGATGAAAAGATTCGAAAttcaaagtgtttatttttcaaagtggGTGTACAAAAACATTAAAGGAAAACTCTGCCAATGAAAATAAGCTTTATTGCCTTTCGTTATTGCTTTTCGAGTGCAGTGTATATTCCTATACATgcttttgaatatttgttatctgTTATCGTTAATTCAAACTCTTTCCGAAGAAGATAATGAAGATATTTCGCCATAGTTTATATGGATCAttcacaattttaattttatgaactttagaaaattggtattttgtttgaaaatgtgcaACCGGTAAAGAAAGTTATTCATGCTAttgttaccccccccccccccccccccccccattgagtattagtttaaagctgcactctcataaatttacattttttacccttttgtctcagaatcagctcattttggcatcatgagtgccttcaattcagtcatataatataactcGACACAATAGAACACATCTTAATCGATTGGTAAACTGcccaaaagtattttttcttaaagctttagtaacgcttttagccatgaaacatttattttcaaacctGAACATAAAAACTGCGTTCTACGTTCTACTCTTTTGTCGGCAGttttttatcactggtttccagacatttacgcaaaaattggctcattacaagtcaaaaaatatataaacgttttcaaaacaatcaatttgtGATCTTGCAGCTTTAACAGGCTTGTACTAATATGCCATTATAACAATGGGCGCTGACAGAATTGTCTAAATACGAATTTTATATTAAGTATAAGTTTGTTTAATACCCTTCTTTATGTACGTGTATACGTTTATGACTAACCCCGATGTACATGTTGTTAAGCTGTATATGCATAAGTCTAAATAAAACGTATGCTATATTACAAaatctaaaacaacaacaacgttgATGCGCTTTTTAAGGTTAAACATCAAATGAAAAAGCGAATACAGACTTCTTTCTTCTATCACGCTATGAtgtatatatctgtaaataattaCTTTCAGGAATTCGTTTACTGGTTCCATTTTACTTTCTTAGAACTGTGCACATGTTGAGATTGTGTGCAGGTGTTGAGGTTTTGATGTCATAGGTAAACGTAATGATTAACAGATGTGGTTATAGGGGACTTCCtgaatacatgtatcttaattatttttccgCGTTTACATATGCAAATGACAACTTATAATTACATAGTTTACTCAATCATTATTAATTCACGAAATACGTCCgctatatttaacatttttataaaaccgCTGTAAAAAATACTCTTTGGTTACCCGGCCGGGTCTCTTTCGAAAccatttttgctttaaaaagagCATTTCATGTAAGTGTGAATGTTAAAAGTGAAGCTTGATTAGTTTCATTATCGTTacgttttcttctttttaatttactgtCTATAAAGAGAACGTAGACCTAATGACATAAGCTTGTTTAATAGCAATATAAGTTCAGATTATGTAACACAGATGGGACATTTCTAACTAAATTATGTTTTAGTATTCGTATATTGTTGGTTTTATTAGTGTTTGGCGCGAATATATCTTTACTAACCAGTGCGCATGGGCGGACCGCCAAATATCCCTATTAACGAAAATCAATTTATGACTTAATGGGACTTAAGCGGTAGTATGTGTTAGATACCttcaatatgtaaaaataagatgacatgaattaaatattaatgtttaagaatgggcggagtaaACGTAGTGAACAAGTccatcttaatcattaagattttaattcagggCATCGTaatgacttagaatacaacctcattggcgtACACAATGTTATCGCAAAATCCCACGCAAtgattgtgtatcggatgagtggcagtgggcggaccttaAACACCCGGGAAActtgaaattttaaatgatgtaCTTAACGAATGCCTATCTCATGCAAGTTAAATGGTTGTAATTGTAGGTTTTATTCTAAACGTAAATCAAACCCGTCCGGTGATCCCATATAACGGAGACATGCGGCCACTAAcctattttgttgaaaataattggGTTTCAACAGATTAACCGGATTCACCACCGCCTGTTTATTTGACCTTATTTGGGTTGTGTTTGTGTGGAAGGTCAACCTATTCGATCAGATTCTTTATAAACGGTCAGCTGTAAATGGTTTAAGCACCTTTTTGCTCTTCTATTTCCAGATCCCTTTTAATTGAGCACCACTCCCGCCCCCGCTGCCGTCGAATAACATGGCTAAAAACAAGCCAAAATCACAGAGCCAGAAGAGCAAGAAGCAGAAGGCGTTCGTTGTTAACTCAGTGAAGAAGGCAAAAACGAAACCAATAGCAACCAACTTGAAGAAAGTAAGCCTGTTTCCCTCCCTGCTTTCATCCTTGATTTGTCTTACACGCACACGTGGATTCTATCCAGATGAATTAGATTGTTTTACCCTTTGCTTTTGTTAGCCCTTTTATCTTGCTGTCGATtgattgtaatatttattacatCATCAAGAACAAAAAACATTCGAGGAGTGCGAGCAAAAAGGGTCTATCTGCCTTGTTATATAATGTCTCTTAGAACCATTTCGCTTACACCGTTCGAATTGTTCTTGCTACTCGCTAATTCATATGTTGTGGGTGTTAGACTGACGTAGTATGGATGCAGTTTCGATTGGATTCTGGGCCCACTTATTTCACTTATGTCTCTTATGTCGCTTATGTCACTGATTTCAATGATGTTGATTATGTCACTGATGTCGCTTATGTCACTTATGTCGCTTATGTCACTGATGTCGATTATGTCACTGATGTCGTTTATATAAATGTCACTGATGTCGCTTATGTCACTGATGTCGCTTATGTCATTGGTGTCGCTTATCTCACTGATGTAGCTTATGTCAGTGATGTCGATTATGTCATTGGTGTCGCTTAAGTCAGTGATGTCGATTATGTCATTGGTGTTCGTTATGTCAATAATGTGGATTATGTCAGTGATGTCGATTATGTCATTGGTGTCCCTTATGTCAGTGATGTCGATTATGTCATTGCTGTCGCTTATGTCACTGATGTCGCTTATGTCACTCATGTCTTGGGTTTTAGAATTCAGTGTTCTTTACCATTTTTGCTCTCCTAAGAGCGATTTTACTGACCTGTCTAACAAACACTACATGGAATGCTCATagtattcatattatatttataaaatttactAGTTGTAATGTAGGTGAATCCTGCACGATgtgaaataattagttttaatctttgtttatattttcatgaaaatgtggtgatttttttgttttgcggAAATTAATGAGCATACGGCAGTAATGTTATAGAATGATAAATAATGGCGTGTTATATAGATTAAGAATGTTTCTTTGGAGGTCTACTCTATCTTACTTTGATTATACTCTCATGTGATatcaattaaattgttttgtttttagatgAACCTTCAGTCAAAGGCAAAGACGGAGAAGGCTGACGAAAGTTTCCGCTCCATCCGGAAGGAGCTGACAGAAGCGGCTAAAACTTCGTCACAAAAACCGAAACAGTCACCAAAGGTAACTGGTGTATGGCATAGTTGGTTTGGGTTGAAGGAGTTCTCTCCCATGCCGTTAGCTGGTACCTCACATTCTAGCTTGCGATGACATGTTTGCGTTCTTCCCACACTTAACGAtaagctttttttatttatatcaatgatattggatcaattcaaataaattaatcaatgTAAATCATGTGCTGCATGAATCGACTTACATGCTAcataattttctattttaagtttcGATATTTCGAAAGTTTTGCTATGTAAAAGTTAGATGAATTGAAGtaaattattaatgaataagaatAGGCGGGATAAGCGTCATCAaactgactaagaatacaacctcattggctgatgcATCGataacgcaaaatctgacacaacAGTGACCGTAGGCGGACTTTTAATCACCCGCGATaggtgaaattcttaatgatctAGTTTAATACTTAATGAATGTCTATCTGTAaattcattggctgaaaatgtaggttgtaatTCTAATTtgtgatatgatttattaacTAGGGTTGGGTTGAGTGTGGTGTGCTTAAGTGTCATATCGGCGTTCATTTTCCAGTCAACAGCAAGATATTTACGAAACATGCATTTGATGAATTTTTCAGGCACAGAAACTGCCAAAGAAGGACGTGGAAGCTGTTGATATGGATATTGCTGCCGAAAGCTTCTCCAAGTTGTGAAGCACGcgtgaaataacatttattaactaTATAATAgccaactttttaaaaaaatgaatatttccgTATGGATTGGAATGTTGCTGGTGAATGAAAAAAACTGGAACATCTATGCGTTTGAGAGTGGAGAAATAAGCATAAAGAACATACGTTATACTAAAACTGTGCATAACAAAATATACCTGTTCGGAAATATCTCCTGAAATTGCATTTGTTAAAGAATACTTAATTCTGAAAATTCTCACAAGCTGTTAAGGAGGACATCTCTGTATTACAGTTACATTTATGGCAAGTAGTTGAGGTTAATAATAAGTTATCATGGAAAGGCTTGACGttattttatactaatttaataTAAGGCACAGTTTCTTTTTTTCCGTATAGTTGATATTGatggtgtttgtttttatcaaaatgttctcTACTTGTAAAGTAAACTTTGATTGTGTACccttataaaatgtgtttgagACGAAACTGTTTGcttgtattgtttttgatgtttttactGCTTTTGATACTGTCTTAAAACGAAATTGAGTATGTAAACTACACTCTTCAAAATTGATAAAGAGTCATTAAAacgactgtttttttttacttttatacatAAACTGTCTACATGAAATCGTAGCTAGGTCCCTTTATACTGTAATGACCGACTGTGTTTCTCAGCTTTTGTCTGCAATCAGTATGTTCTATATCAGTGAATGAACCATTGACTGTTTAGAtgatcaataaataattttgcagAGTGTATTATCATACCAAATtcattggaaataaataaataaaaaacaatccaTATGTTAGTTGATCTTGTCGAAAAGAGTTGGTTTGCCTGAGGCTCTTTTTGTCCCAGTGAATAGGCAAAGAAGGAACTTATGAACCTACTGTGTAACATATCTTTGATGAAGATTATTCTATTCGTGTATGTGCTTAAATAGCTATTGTTAACGAGTGTTTACCAGTGAATTATAATTCAGAAATTACAAACCCTCTCCACCCAATAAACGCATACTCCTTATTTCCAAAAAGTTCCAATTCAGGGTTTTTGTGAAATAGTGAagtttaatgttatttcatttataacagAAATCAGCTTTTTGATTTGACATTCGCAGTACATGAAGAAAATTAAGTAATAGAGGGGAGGTAAATATGGCGGTTTTGAGCTCAACTGATCACGGGGTTGATTCCCCTTCATGCCTGTGACTAACAAACTCATTTTATTTGACCCATAAATAAATCTAATTTTtatagcaaaaaatatactccagttattgcttaaaacattgagtttatacatttttttgcaGTTAATGTTTTCCTTGAGAATTGCTGATGTTATGTTCCTATATGGGAAAAAACTGTTGTGAAATCCTGTTAAACGCATGAATAGATAACATCCATTCTGTATTGTCGTGAAATACTCTACTTTCTCTACCTGCAAGGTAACTATCTTTGCCTGGTACATGCTCAGCTGTTAGCCACATATTATGCTCACAGGCATATTCCCAAATTACACGTGCAATAtcattgcattgttttgatCGGATACCCCCATGTGATTGATGCATGCAACTGCCGTAGAATTTTCAACTCTTACTCTGATGTGCTTATCTTTTAGGCGCAATGTATAAGCCTTTAACCCAAGTATCACAGCGTTTAGTTctaaattattgatattgtcTTTAAAAGAAGCTTGAGCTACAGTCCACTGGCCACCTGTACTGTTATCTTTACATACTGCCCCCATCCGTTTGAAGAGGCATCGGTTGTCAGTGAGATCACTGGAATGTCCATGTAAAGAGGCGCCTCGCTGTACTTGACAGCTCATAACCACCAGTCTAGATCATTCAGAAATTCAGCACTTAAATTCATCTGGGAATCAAAATTGcctttattatatttcaaagcaCTTGTTTTATCCTGTTctaaatattttgtgtaaagTATCTCATAAGGTATTGCAATATTATAcgaaatcattttcaataaagcTGACCTCTCCATATAAATCTCAAATAATTCCTAAATTCCTCGGATACGTTCACGGTATAATATGCATCTTTTAAATATCGACTCCAGAAACAACCAGGTGTTATAAGCCGCATAGCCGCATGTAAACTTTccatttcaaaatgtatgtactCGATTGACTCATTAAGagattttaagtttaatatcaCTCTGTATGAACCATTAGATTTTGGCCGTAAAAACACTGCCGAGATAAATTCCGCCACCATAATGCTCTGCAGTCTCTATTACGCCTTAAAGTAAAATACTCTCTGTTTCTCCATCCAGCACTAGTGtctttttttgaatttaatttagtttCACGTACACGAGACTGATTTGGCCTGTCAATAAAGTCTATGGTACAGCAGTGAAAAGTGtctaaaatattattgttaGTGGTCAGTTGTTCACATTGGGTACCGAAATGCTTTCGTCTGCCTGCTTATTTAATGGCATGTTGTTTGGGAGTCGCACTGAACTGTCCCCTGTGCGATCCTCTTCGGGGATATCCCCTCCCCCTCTGTGTTTGAGGATAACGCGGTGGATACGATCGTTATCCTAAAAAAGAACCTGATTTCCGGAAGGCACGGTGTTTCGTGTAATGTGTCTGTCTGAATTTCCCTGCACGTACTTTAAATCCAATTTTGTTTGGTTCAGTTAACGATTCCAGCTGATCAATGATATTGTCCCCGAATAACATCTGTGTGACAGGATTCGTAATGGAACATTTGGCCTGATATTCCTCGTTCAAGTCGCGCTTGTTTTATTCCCGCCTGCAGTCATTAGCATCTGCATTTCCCACGGCAGTCAATACTTTGGCATCC contains:
- the LOC128243245 gene encoding uncharacterized protein LOC128243245, encoding MAKNKPKSQSQKSKKQKAFVVNSVKKAKTKPIATNLKKMNLQSKAKTEKADESFRSIRKELTEAAKTSSQKPKQSPKAQKLPKKDVEAVDMDIAAESFSKL